From Paenibacillus sp. V4I7, one genomic window encodes:
- a CDS encoding phosphoribosyltransferase family protein has translation MNNNNMKDYCSSMIEHTYKIAGDLELQVTLTSNPFEIPLDSLFAMAARINKKRSFLFVSKVLGKHIPVNPYSSLLSGASLALLLQQALKGTLPQKLIPQAIQGIIDPSQAETAYKEIMSYRLSLPQSVAFIGFAETATAIGHAVYETFGQGGSYIHTTREVIEGSASIINFSEEHSHAVAHYCYAKDPQMLTNPEIVVLVDDEITTGKTSLNIIRDMQGKFPKKTYYILALLDWRTPEDQQQFLKLELELGISIHVLSLVKGEVKVTGSSESLTPQVPVLPIPNQMGPIHFTYIDHLFAHAPYVSQHPYLQHSGRFGLTPEESEQSGHSISQAAKLLKLTRIGKKTLCIGTGEFMYIPMRIAAEMGEGLSYQSTTRSPIHTIDKEDYAVKVGYPYSSPEDPDVTHFLYNVPVGVYDDLYLFMEREADPASMQPLLQILQTRELKRIHIVIFSPQTVEWKENAVWKIGESNQ, from the coding sequence ATGAACAACAACAATATGAAGGATTATTGCTCAAGCATGATCGAGCATACGTATAAGATCGCAGGTGATTTAGAGCTTCAAGTGACATTGACCTCTAATCCATTTGAGATTCCCCTCGACTCTCTGTTCGCCATGGCGGCAAGAATCAATAAGAAACGATCGTTCCTGTTTGTTAGCAAAGTGCTGGGGAAACATATCCCTGTGAATCCGTATTCCTCCTTATTAAGCGGGGCTTCATTGGCACTACTTTTACAACAAGCCTTAAAAGGTACTTTGCCACAGAAGTTAATCCCTCAAGCCATTCAGGGCATTATAGATCCTTCTCAGGCCGAAACGGCCTATAAAGAAATTATGTCCTATCGTTTAAGCTTGCCGCAATCAGTTGCTTTTATAGGGTTTGCTGAAACTGCCACAGCCATCGGACATGCTGTTTATGAAACCTTTGGTCAGGGGGGCAGCTATATTCATACCACGCGAGAAGTGATCGAAGGATCGGCATCCATCATTAATTTCAGTGAGGAGCATTCCCATGCGGTGGCACATTATTGTTACGCGAAGGATCCTCAAATGCTTACAAATCCTGAGATTGTTGTCCTTGTTGATGATGAAATTACGACAGGTAAGACCTCGTTGAACATTATTCGAGATATGCAGGGGAAATTTCCAAAGAAAACCTACTACATCCTTGCTCTGCTTGATTGGAGAACCCCAGAGGATCAGCAGCAGTTTTTGAAGCTAGAACTGGAGTTAGGTATCTCCATCCACGTGCTTTCCTTAGTCAAAGGTGAGGTAAAAGTAACTGGTTCATCTGAAAGCTTGACCCCCCAAGTGCCTGTCCTTCCTATTCCAAATCAAATGGGACCCATTCACTTCACGTATATAGATCATCTATTCGCTCATGCTCCTTATGTGAGCCAACATCCTTATTTACAGCATAGTGGAAGATTTGGTCTTACGCCGGAGGAAAGCGAACAATCTGGTCATTCGATATCTCAAGCCGCCAAGCTGTTGAAACTTACTCGTATAGGTAAGAAGACGTTGTGCATAGGCACAGGTGAGTTTATGTATATCCCCATGCGAATTGCCGCTGAAATGGGAGAAGGTTTGTCTTACCAATCGACGACAAGGAGTCCAATTCATACCATTGATAAAGAGGATTACGCCGTCAAGGTAGGTTATCCGTACTCATCTCCGGAGGATCCAGATGTCACTCATTTCTTATATAATGTACCGGTAGGCGTGTATGACGATCTCTATTTATTTATGGAACGAGAAGCAGATCCAGCTTCGATGCAGCCATTACTTCAAATTCTTCAAACGCGAGAGCTGAAAAGGATTCATATTGTCATTTTCTCTCCTCAAACGGTTGAATGGAAGGAGAATGCAGTATGGAAGATTGGCGAGTCAAACCAATAG
- a CDS encoding HpcH/HpaI aldolase/citrate lyase family protein: MRYFNYLTADEEKALFYLPPTSFHNHSRKEILAYSIGAALYMPATRPTFAEDIAFGKIEGLVSVILDLEDAVGENEVHAAEESLVNQMNQLATFIEVGILHTDNLPLLFVRVRSVNQLNYLIERLEENVALLTGFVFPKFTADNGEAYFQILENYNDEKPSSAPILYGLPILESGPVIYKESRTYTLQTIKEILEKYKDLVLNVRIGATDFSSLFGLRRSPEMTIYDITPIRDCVADIINIFGRVDASYVISGPVWEYFPQKGLVREVIMDKENGMIGKTIIHPTHIKPVQSLYAVTHEEYTDATSIIKNNNGDHGVIKSAYANKMNEIKPHLSWARRILLRSQIYGVLHEQQQYEGLLLKHDRAYV, translated from the coding sequence TTGAGATATTTTAATTATTTAACAGCGGATGAAGAGAAAGCTCTATTTTATTTACCTCCGACTTCCTTCCATAATCATTCGCGCAAAGAAATCCTAGCTTATTCCATTGGTGCTGCACTTTATATGCCTGCTACACGTCCCACGTTCGCGGAAGATATCGCTTTTGGTAAAATTGAAGGTCTTGTTTCTGTTATTCTTGATTTGGAAGATGCCGTTGGTGAAAATGAGGTTCATGCCGCAGAAGAATCATTGGTGAATCAAATGAATCAGCTAGCCACCTTCATTGAAGTCGGAATTCTTCATACGGACAATCTTCCGCTTTTATTCGTACGTGTAAGAAGTGTGAATCAGTTAAACTATTTGATCGAAAGATTAGAAGAGAACGTAGCCCTTTTAACGGGATTTGTATTCCCGAAATTTACTGCAGATAATGGCGAGGCTTATTTTCAAATACTAGAAAATTATAATGACGAGAAACCGTCTTCTGCACCTATACTATATGGTCTGCCAATTCTAGAGTCTGGACCTGTGATTTATAAGGAAAGCCGTACCTATACGCTTCAAACGATTAAAGAGATCCTAGAGAAGTATAAGGATTTGGTCCTTAATGTAAGAATTGGCGCTACGGATTTCTCCAGCTTATTTGGTTTGAGACGCAGTCCAGAGATGACCATTTATGACATAACGCCGATTCGAGATTGTGTAGCTGACATTATTAATATATTTGGACGTGTTGATGCCTCTTACGTTATTTCCGGACCTGTATGGGAATATTTCCCTCAAAAGGGTTTGGTTCGCGAAGTGATTATGGATAAAGAGAACGGCATGATTGGTAAGACGATTATTCATCCTACTCATATCAAACCCGTTCAATCGCTATACGCGGTGACTCATGAAGAGTATACGGATGCTACAAGTATTATTAAGAACAATAATGGCGATCATGGCGTTATTAAGAGCGCATATGCCAATAAAATGAATGAAATCAAACCTCATTTAAGCTGGGCTAGACGTATTCTCTTACGATCACAAATTTATGGGGTGCTGCATGAACAACAACAATATGAAGGATTATTGCTCAAGCATGATCGAGCATACGTATAA